In Gracilinanus agilis isolate LMUSP501 chromosome 1, AgileGrace, whole genome shotgun sequence, the sequence CTGCTACTACATTCCCGaatactcaaaaaaaaaaccccaaataagtaCTTAAGGACTTTCAGTCTTTTCTCTatctatattagtcatgttgtcaGTCCTTATATAGTTCCTCTCTGTGGTTTTCTAACCCTGGAAGATCATTCTACTCCTGTAGCCCCTTCTAATTGATCAGTTCCTCTCCATTTTTAAGGAAAGAGTCCAGGCCAGCCACATTCATTCCATTcctctagtccaggggtcggcaacgtatggctctttctgcaggagccataaagtcaaatttttttcaggcactgttacaggagtgcactgtgagcactgtacggctctcacaaaattacatttttaaaaatgtggcgtttatggctcttacAGCCagaaaggttgcagacccctgttcTAGTCTCTGCTCCTGAGTCTCTGGACTTTTTTCTCTGCCATAACTTCTAGATACCTTTTCCTCATCCCTTTTCAGCATCCTTTTATTGTcatctcctattagaatgtaagttcctcaaaTGTAGAGACTgtatttttgcttatatttgtatatattgaattaaatggaaagtgaatttaaaaaattatattgaatgtTCATATGGGAGGATTTTTCTCCATAGTTTCCCATCTTTTAAGTAAAGGAGAAGTATAAAAGAAAGTATATGGATTTATGCAATCCCCAGAGTAGAGAGCATCAGCATAATGACTCTTGAAACATGACCATAAATGACGTCTCTACAAGTTTTGAGGAGTGATAAGCTTGAAATTTAGAGGGCCTCATGAAAAATGCAGGAAGAACTAATGGCATATTATATGTGTCAttcacagaaaagaaaaggacttttTGTAAGACCTGTCATATGTGAAAATAAGCCAAGAATGattaatgtaaaaagaaagaatgcaCAAAGATCTGGGTAGACAGGAAGGTCTAGAATAACATCTTTCTCTAGTTGAATGCTGGAAACATAGCAGCAGTAAAATTCATTGAGCCTCAaggtcatttaaattttttttaccttactTAATCATGAAATAGGatacagaaagagataaaaaatgtaaGGGTCAGCTTAATtctaaatactttacaatgagCATTTTCCCAACAGATCACAGAATAGGAGCTTTATAAAGTCACAAGATAACTCTTTCTCTCTTACTACATAATTcagcaagaagaaaaacaaaacatgttcCTTCTACATGTATTTTGAGCACAGTGCTTTCATTTGAATCCTCTGGTCCTTATCTGTTCTATCCCCTCAGCACTATGGaccctaatatatatatacatatatatatatgaaaaaaatatatatatatatgtgtgtgtgtgtttgttttcagactttttatcattcaaatgataatttaaaaacctTTAAGTAACATAGCACCTAACCCActttattctcattttcctttttttaaaggtgattttttctctctctcttctttttaaacaaatctctcatttcaagaaatgaaaaattggtcaattattttcactttttatatgATCTAGTGGGAAAAGCAAAGGCTTctacctttctctgtctctgtctctgtctctgtccttctgtctctgtatctctccttATTTGCATGTACTGAGATCTACCATGCTTGTTTAGGGTAGGGGAGGAAACTTTCAGATTTTTATAGTAATACATGTTCCATTGGGACAACAGATTACAACTGAGAGAAAGGTGATATAAAATAGGAGAGGAAATGTCTTCTaagataaaaatttgaaaaatctggattgttgctttccaaaatattctTTTGGAAGATTTGATTTCGAATTTCAGATTCTCAGATTTTGTTGCATATGCTTACATATGTTATACGAATTACTTATCTCTCCATATGCTCTTGCTCATATTGTATCCTTGCTCAGAAGTCTCTGTCTTCTCTGCCATTCCAAATGCTCCCCATCTTTCCAGATGCCCTTCAATCCCATCTCCTTTGTAAAGCCTTCCTGACTACTTTGGTTCATTGtaatctttccccctttttaattcTTAGAGCACTTATTATCTGTACCACTTTTTGGGTACTCATCCATAGACGACCCTGTgcatcccttctcttttcttgaatcagatggtaagctccttgagggcaggaatcctgtcttataaattttaatatccTCCACCACACAATTCTTCACTCTGGAGGAACTTGGTAAATGTGTGTTGAGCTGATTAAGCATGCACTTTAAGACTTTTCTGCCTGACATAAGAGTTTTGTTCCATTCCTCTTAAAGTTTCCTAATGGCAATATCTGGGTATGGACacttttaaacaaaagaaaaaaaatggattaacAATTAAAGTGTCAGTGCCATTTTTACTGGTGTCATCTGTTCGATTTCAGGAGCATGTGCCCATGTGAACAGGAGCTTAAACAATTGCCCATTCAACTAAAAACTGCCTTGTTTCCAAGAAAGAGGGTGTAACCCTGCCAGCGACTGCTGGGCTCCATCTGCTGCTACCTCTGAAGTCAGGGAGAGGCAGAGGATCTCCATGGAACAGAATAGCTAGACAGGAGGCAAAAAAGATTGGGATAATAAAGAAAATGCTTGGATATGAGAAGACACTAACATGTTGGTGAGCATGTAAGGGCTGTACTCTTAACTCATTAAGGCAGATTTCTGAGCTTCAGTACATGAAGTTTTGACTTTTCTTCCCCTCAGTGGTTAAGCCAGGTCCCTCCCAAATGAGgaaagaatgctctccctcccagGAGAGGAATTTGCTCATTCCACATTTTAAATCTATTCAGACTATTCTCTACATTCATAGTTAGTACACTTAGGGTGGTACTTTAACACCAAGGAGTGATTTAAGCACTGAGAGAGAATTTGGCTGGAAAAGAAGAATGCtcctattcctttttaaaaattcaacatttAAATTAATCAGAAAAGTTTCCTGAGAAATAGTGAAGATATGTGATTTCCTAGACAAAAATATAAGGAGttaccaatttttaaaatcatttgccCATCACAGAATGTTATAGTAAGAAGAATGGGCAAGTTTTGCCTAGACTACTTTGGGACAGCCCACAGGCTGTTGGGAAATTGCTAACTGAGGACCCAGTCAAATGTGCAGCTTAGGGACAGGCTTCCTATTCTCCCAGAACTAGAGAATTTCCCCTGGATAGTGCTATTCATGGGCTAAATGACCCTGAGGGAGTAGAAGTGTTTCAGGGAGCAGATTTGAGAGTAATGAGTTTAGTTATGAGGAGGATGTAGGGGGAATGGGTTTGTCTGTTCAAACTACAGCTTAGTGCATATTTCTGAGCATATGTATCAGGATGAATGGAGCTTTAGTAAGCATGTCTTGAGTTAACATGCCTAAGAGAGTCAACCAATTATTCTAACCTATTGAAATAATTTTGGATCCTGACTCCGTCTCTCCCAAATTCATGtcatttataaatttgagaatgtggttcagtcatttcaggcatgcCCAACTCTTCGTGACACCGTTCCctgttctcttggcaaagatactggagtggcttgtcattttattctccagctcattttacaaatgaggaaactgaaccagaGTTATATGACCaacccagagtcatacatctTGCAAGtcatctataaatttgagaataataataattaatgtaaATTGTACTTTAAATTTTGCAGTTTTCATGTTGTACCTTGTTTGTTCTTGTACCACTGTGAGGCAGGtgcaattattttctctattttatttttattatttttaaattattcatttataagtatttatcatgtttattaatttgtaaatatttattatatttatttattttaaaaaacccttaccttccatcttagaatcaatactgtatgatgGTTCTTGAATCGCCTACGGTCACACATCtcggtcaaatttgaacctaggaccttccatctctaggcctggctcttaatccactgagccacccagctgccccccacaatttttctattttatagtgGAATTGAGCCtgagagggttaaatgactctactaagtgtctgaggcagcatcTGACCCCAAGCAGTGTTTTATCCACTAGGCTACCTCACTTCCTCTATAAGCATGAAAAATCCATTTGCTATGAGTTTATGCAATTCATTGAGAGAAATGTTGACTAGAACAAAGCCAAGGACGTATCCTCAAGACGCTCCAGTAGAAACCTCCTTCCTGTTTGACACTAATCCCCAAATCATCCTTCTTTGACTTGAGTCAGTTAATTCCAAAATCACCCAGCTGCCTTATTGTCCAGTTTTATGTCTCTCCATCTTGTCTTCAAATAGATCAAGAAATACCATGTCTGAAATCTTGCTGAAATCTAGGAATACTGTTTCTATGGCATTCCTTCTTTTCAGTCTAATAaccatagaaatggaaataaagtgaGTCTGGCATTACTTGTTGGTAGGGCAGTAGACAGAGCCACCGGACCTGGAGTGAGGAATctcaagttaaaatctggccccagatacttagtAAGTTGCACAAGTCACCGAACTTGTTtgtcacagtttcctcaactgtaaaatcagcATACTAATgtcacctacctcccaaagttgttgtgagaatcaaatgagataatatttatgaagtgcttggcatagtgcctggcacataggagttggtactatataaatgctaactattattaattATGAACATTAAACAAACATTATTAACAATTAGGTTTACtaaacatattattattaattaatattttaatcattattattaattattagcgAACAAGTAGTATGGCTATTACTGCTTCTTTTTTAAGTAACCACAAATTTTCTTATTgagagtatattttaaaattttgcaaaacaAATAACTATTAAGTTAATacaccttaaaaaaaatcagtacatCCTCAGGTTGTTAAAATGTTAAAGATAAATTTCTGATGAGTGAGAAGTGTGGTAGTGAGTAGAGTGGGAGAAGaggatatagattttttttctcttaccttCTTGGACTCAGTTCTCTTGGTTCAGAGTCAAGAAACTCTGtttcctcctccatttccttttctggggcACTGCTACCTTCAGAAAGCTGGGGTGACAGCATTTCCCATTCGTTTTCATGGGCAACCACCTTTAGCAAAAGGGCATCTGAATCCGTCTCGTTTGTGCTCTTATCCTTATTTTTCCTTGCCAGTTTGCCCTGAGGGGATTTCTCCTGTCTCAAAGAttcataaggattttttttctttgtctctgcaCAGACCTCAATCTGTTCAGCTTCTCTGAGTCTCTGATCTTCAGCCATGATGGAATGTCCAGACCCCAAGTTCCCTGTTTCTGGCTGGCTGGAATTCTGTTCAGGTGACGAACTGTAAACCTCACTTCTGCCCAAGACCATCCACTCGGGATCTTGCCTAGGGCTTTCTAGAGATATCCTTTCATCTTCCAGCTTTGGAGGCACAATGTAAGAAACATTCTCTATTAAAGGTCCTTTTGCAGACTGgcctttcctttcatttattgcAACTGCCTGAGATATATCCTGAGAGGCTGCTGAAAGCTCTCCTGGAAGCTCCATTTGCTTTGGCTTGACATTGACTTCTTGTAATTCAGATTTACTTTCCTTTGGTTCAAGGGGAACCTTCCTCTCAGAGAAGTTTTCTTCATGGTCAACAAGAATATAATCCATCTGTAGTGCACTCTGGTCCTCATTCATCTCCATACGTGTGTCTACTTTCTTTCCTGTTCTTAGCTCATGATCCTTGCTAGAATCAAATTCCACTTCAAAATCTAATGGATTTGGTTTAACATCTATGTGTGAATAAAGAGAGAAGGGAGTAGGGGAAAAGGGCAAAGACATCTTGGTTAGATGCATTATGtaactttcttttatatttcaaaatgaaaaatattttctaaaacccTTAAAAAATTCACAGTGACTGATTTTGTTACTTTCTATGTATGTTATTGGGGTCAAGCATTACAAGCAATTTAAATTACAGAGAGGACTTCTTTGACAAGACTGCAAGGacgaattttttttttatccgaCATGCATTTCAAGCTTAGTTAGTACCCCATGGCACTCTCTCTTCCTGTTAAATCATTCCTCTCTTTCCTACATATGATACTCATTTCTCATCTCCAAGCTTTTGCAAACTTACAGGGGGGAAATGAATCTCATACATGCAGTCTCTTAAATCATTCAAAGAAAGCCATGTTTTGTTAGTTAAGGCAACATGTCTTACCATTAGGTGGCCTCATGTCTCCACCTGCTGGTGAATCAGAATTACGAGCTGACCCAAGATTGGAACCAGATTCTAATGGCAAGGATGCTGGCTCCGGATCTTCCTCTATATATAATTCAAGTAACTGGTGCCTGGCCTTACCGTCTCTTTCCTCTGAGTGACTCGTGGTAGCTTTTCTGGACAGCAATGTGGGGAACATTAGTTCTTCCATTTCACTATCAGAAGATTGTTCCTCATCTGAGAgcacttccttctccttcatgGAGCTTTGGGGTACCTCtgtgagaaatgacaaatcaaaGGGAGGAGTATATGGCATAAGTGGATGTTTGGTGGAAGGCTCCTCCAGAAGAGGTTCACCACCATAGTGGAAGTGTTCAGGTTCTTTTATTGCTCCTTCATCAGAATTGGTAGCCATTGCGCCATCTTCAAAATCTCTCCAAGTGGCTGCTGAGGGAGAAATAGTTGGTCTTCCTGTATAATTTTCAGGGTTATACTCTTCTGATGGTGATTCTTCCATTCCCCTCATTGTTCCATTGGAAGTGTTCATCACATCACTGAAACTGTGTCCTACAATAGCCTCATTTCTATCATAAAAAGGGCCTGAGCCTGTTAGGGTCCCAGTATTGGCTTCTGGCTCTTCATCAGTTAAAGAATTTTCAGTGTTAATCAGGGCACTtgtatcttttttgttttcaggAAAGATATCACCTGATAAGCAAGAACTGTTCACCTCTATAGTAGCTGGTGTCTGGGCAATCATGGTAGCATAGGCGCCTGTGTTTTCAACAGTCAAACTCTCCATTTCCGATGGTCTCAAAACTGATGCTATTTCTAGGgttgtttcatttttgaattCTCCTATGTTTGCACCATTGTTACCATTGTTAGCCAGTACAGAAGGCTTAGAGGAAGTTCTGGGAGAGAATGAAAGATCTAATTTGTCAACATTTACTTGTTCATTATTTGGATTCAAggaaaattgtttttcagaatgcaTTCCCACATCATGAATGGCAAGTTTCTGTCCAGTAACCATATTGGCTTCTTCATTTCCCTCTAATTCAGTGAGGTAAAACTCACAAGCTTCCCCTCTAGGGCTGGCTGAAGCTTGGGCAAGATGCTGCCcagtttcttccttcatttcataTTCATGACACACATCAGGACTGGTAGAAGACTGAGAGTTGCTGTCCTGGTCACAGTGACTCAAAATATCTGGATTTTCACCATCAGCTTTCAGGGCAAAGGGCTGTTCAGTATCAGTCCAGAGATCAGGCATAGCTGAGATAATTTGCCTACCATCCTGgaaattgtcatgcaaaatatctGGGACAAATGTACCTGGAGAGATCTCAGCAGGTAGAGAACTATTCCATTCAGAGTTGGACTCTATTGTCATTTGAGAGGAAGGGCTGATATCAATGGAATCATTTGCATGAGGAAATTCTGAGTCTGGCTGATCCAGAGCAGGGAAAACACTGTCTTGATATAGTTCTTGGTTATGGCTTTTAGGCACAGACTCAGTAGCAGCAGTTGATATGAAGAGTtgttcttttaaatccctttcttCTCGACTTGACTCAAATTCCTCAGACTGCTCCATCTGTATAGTATCTGAGACTATTTGTGTTGGTTGAATGTTCCAAAGTGGTTGATCCATTTTCTCATTATTATGTTGAAAGGGTGACTGGTTTTCATCTGTGAAAGGATTAACATGATGTATTTCCTTGGATTCAAAATCACCCTGAATGAGTACATTCCATGGATCTACCTTTTGGCTTACAAAAGAGGTCTCTTTCAAAACACCATGTGAATCAGAGTGTTTCATTTCCTTAGGACTCTTTATTGGGGGCAAAGTATCCCACCAATCATCTCCCTCAGCTGAAAATCCAAGACTTTCCTCTTTGGACTTATGCTTTACTTCTGACTCATTTTTGAGAGACTTTTGTAATGATGCCTCTGTTGTTACATCTTCAGTCTTCAATGTCTCTGGAGAATATTTTGCCTCCTCACTAAATTCAGATGCTTGTTCCTCAGTTTTATTCAGAGGTGAGAAATTCCAATGATCAGGACTGCTTTGGTCTTCATTAAATGGGCTTCCTTGACTCTCACCTTTAGTTATTTTCCAGGAAtctttttcttcagaaaattCCTGACTTTCATGATCTGCTATGGTCAAACATACATTTTTTTGATTAAATATATTCCATATCCTAGAATCCTTCTGCAAATCTGCTTGGGAAGCCATCAAATGaacttctttctccagtttatcttCCCCATTAGGGCTGCTATTAGTTCCTGAGCTTGTTATAATGGACTTAACATCATTATTGAGTGCTGTTTCAGGAATTTCATGCTCATTTTTGGGGTATTGATTACCTTCTGAACTTCTTTCCGGAGACCCTGAATTTTGAGAAGTATTGCCTCCATCTGGGCttgataaagaagaaagagagtcaTCATCATCCACTTGGGCATTCCAGATATCTAAACTTTTAGGAACTTTGTGTTCAACAGCCTCTTGAATTTCATCCATCATTTTCCCTTGTATGTCTCCCATTTGAGGCACCATTTCTGGCTGGACACCAATGGAAACAAGTTCAGAGTTTTCATTATTCTCTGCACTCCAGTCATCTTGATTCTTTCTCTGATAGTCCATAGGCTTCATATCACCCAAGCTGGACATAGCAGCAGATGGATCACTTAGATCAGGGCTTGATGCACTTGAGTGTGTATATTCACTGGACATAATATCATCCTCGCCATTTCCTGTTTGAAAATCTTCTATAGGAAGATGATgtctaatatttttcatttcatggtCTTCATTTAATTCAAGACTTGTTCCATTGGCTTGAGAATCTCCACTAACACATGCATTCCAAATATCAAGACTCTGAGGACTTTTAAGAGACACCTTGTCTATTTTCTCTGTGGGCATAGCCTTCAGTCCCAAAATTTTatatgtctcattttcctcaaggTTCATTTCAGATAATCCATGCTCTTTTACAGATTCATTCTGAATTGATAAAATATTAGCAGTATCAACTGGATTTTCCTGATCCATGAAATGCTTTTCATAGGCATTGCTTGTCTTCAGGTTATTTGTGGAAGCTCTTGCTTGAGCACCACTAGTCCCTTGGTTAGTGGTATTGTCCTGGAATTCCACCAGCTCCTCTGGGAATTCATTGATGTGAGGACTCGATGCAACTGAAGGAGAGCTACTTTTAACAGagtcatcatgagtcccttgattTTCAAATGCAACAGGAGAAAACAGTTCTTGGTCACATTCCTCTTTTCCTGAACTTCCTGAAGTACTCTCTACCTCAGAACTTCTTATATCCTCTTCAATTAAATATTCCTTACTGATATTTTCTTgtacattcttttcttcttcactctGGTTATAACTCTGATCCTTTAAGATATCTGAATGCTCGATCTGTTTTTTGCTCTCAGACCTTGTTGCAAAGTATCCTCCATTGCCCCCTGAAGGACTTTCTTGTATTTCCTGGTTGACAGAATCAGCCAGAGGGATGACAGGAGTAAAAGCTTCTTCCTGCTCATTTTCTAAGATTTCTAGGTTATCTGAGATGTTGCTGTCTTTAACTTTTTCTGATGAGCTCAGAGTCTCCCAAGGTGATTTGTTTTCATCTGAATCTACAATGGGTGATGAGTCAGGCAGTATTAAAGATGACATATTGTCATCTTTCATGACTGTATCCCAAATATTGCTAAAGATTTGTTGTCCACTTTTCTCATCTAATGAATTGAATTCATTGAAGGTGGCATCTTTGCTTTTCTCAGAGGCGTTGTAGGGCATATGGTGCTCCCATCCTACCTGATTATCCTCCTGACTCTCAACACTCCATGGTTCTAGCTGTTTCACTAAAAATCGAGTTTCTGGTTCTGTACTCTCATGCATGTATCCTTGAGCTTGACCTTCTCTGGAAGTCTCCATTCCTCCACTACAGTCATCCCAGTCTAAATCATTATCCAGATCGGAAATAGTTGCTGTTGACTGTGTGTCCTCAAGAATGACTCTATTCCACAAGTCGATGTTCTCAGGAGCTGCCTGCTCAGGATCTGTGCCACTATGCATGAGGGTTAGTTGCCGATTTGTTTCGTTATACATCTGCATCATTCTAGGATCATCATAACTAGATTGGCTACTTTCCCCAGCATCATCCTCAGTCAAGAAATTCTTAGTATCTGGATACTCTAGGTTGTGCAAATCTTTATGTGAATTTGAAGGGACATTAGTTTCTGAACTGACTGTCACAATCTGGCTATCATTTGGTGTATGTGTTGTCCACATCTCTAGGGTCTCAGGACCTGAACTAATTCGATTTCTGTATGATGGCAGCTCCATTGGCTGAGGAAGATTTTCAACATCATTTGACTTATTCAGTGAGGTCTCTTCAGAAGCTATGTTAATATCACGATAAAAAGttttgtcctcagtttctttttcctcccctacAAAGGTAGGTGATATGTAGGAATCTGAAGTAGAGTAGTTGGTATCTAATTCAGAAGCAACCAAATCTTCCCCTACATTGGATGCGCTAAAGTCTGAGCACCTATATGATAAAAAGGAATCTTCCCAGGGAGCTGGAGCTCCTTCCTTATCATTTGCTTCATACAAGTTCCAGGTGTTAACCTTTTCAAATGATTTTCCCCTGATGTCAGAACCATTGAACCTATCCTGATTTTCCCTAATCAGCTTAGAATTATTCCAAATAATGTCAGAATCAAGACTGGGATTCTCAGACTCAATATGGACATTGTTGGTGTCACCCTTGCTCTCATCCCAAGCTTCTGAAGTCACTTGATTATTTGGAGTTTTTGATGAACTCTCCAATGGAACTTCTGCAGAAAAAGGAAGTTCTCTCTTTTCCATAGCCCACTCATTATGATCCATTTGGGGAGTCAGATTTCTGTCCAACTGAGGCACATTCCAGGCTTTTTCCAGAGTATTGGTGTTATCTTCTTTATTAAATTTAGTCCAGGCAGGGAAGGGCTCTGAATCCACCAGTCTATCACCATCACCTGCAGGATTTTCCCATGGATCTCTTTCCATTGCAGAAGGTGAGCTGGACTCCCACATAGTAACAAAGTCTTTTATCAAGTGGCATGTCCCTTGAGGGGAAGCATGGGATGTCTCAGGAGGCAGTTTCTGGTGTTCTGGATTGTCTTCACTTTGTTGGTGGGTGTCAGTGTTATCCATGATGTGTTGTTCAAGTTGGGTCTCCCAAGGACCCAGTTTTGAGTATCCACCATGTCTTGGCTGCTTTTGCTGATATACAGAATCTGAAGCTCTCCTATCAATGAGACTTGCCTTATGATCTTTCCAGGATTCAGGGCTCTGGAAGACAGACTCCTGTTCACTGGAACTCCATGCATCAGCATTCAGTAGGGCAGGATTTTTAGAGTCCATTTCTAAACCACCCCACCAGCTGCTGCACCTCATACGGGTTTGAGTAGATCCCGTACGATCTAAGTCATTGATTTTTTGCAGCATGTCTTCTGGGAAGAGCAAGGTTGGGTCCTCTGTCAAGGGAGAACTTTCCACAAAGCTATTCATTGGGGTTGGTGGGACTCTTGTCCCAACATTTTTTAGGCGCTCAGAGGGAGGAGAGTCTTC encodes:
- the PRUNE2 gene encoding protein prune homolog 2 — translated: MTVFNLHLFQNRSKRLEKVHVVIGHKSCDLDSLISAFTYAYFLDKVSPPGVLCLPVLNIPRTEFNYFTETRFILEELNISESFHIFRDEINLHHLNEEGKLSLTLVNNNVLSSEDKTLESAVVKVINPSEGCDTSLELQESSSSLVAKEILREAPELVTEQLAHLLRGSILFNWMAMDSEKMSEKQEEILSILEEKFPDLPPREDIISVLQETQCSAQGLSIEQTILKDLKELSDGEIKVAISTVYMTLEDCMFHKNMATDLKIFTEKYGFDVLILLASYLSDEQQTRRQIAVYSENVELCNQICCELEECQNPCLELEPFDCGCDEILVYQQEDPLVTSDQMVLLVKEVINRRCSEMVSNSRTSSTEAVAGSAPLSQGSSGIMELYGSDVEPQPSSVNFIENPQDLNGSIPAQVDVNVDLVSPDSGLATIRSSRSSKESSVFLSDDSPVGEGTGSHHSLLPGFDSYSPIPEGAIAEEHKPQSGEDGEHFDLFNFDPAPNVSVQSQSSSRSADYSPADDFFPNSDSSEGQPPTVPKGLDEMNLLGSDMSNYSAGLLMAVAEKDNLLEFDGEFAQRQESPGDLSERTLSLNDFVGEDSPPSERLKNVGTRVPPTPMNSFVESSPLTEDPTLLFPEDMLQKINDLDRTGSTQTRMRCSSWWGGLEMDSKNPALLNADAWSSSEQESVFQSPESWKDHKASLIDRRASDSVYQQKQPRHGGYSKLGPWETQLEQHIMDNTDTHQQSEDNPEHQKLPPETSHASPQGTCHLIKDFVTMWESSSPSAMERDPWENPAGDGDRLVDSEPFPAWTKFNKEDNTNTLEKAWNVPQLDRNLTPQMDHNEWAMEKRELPFSAEVPLESSSKTPNNQVTSEAWDESKGDTNNVHIESENPSLDSDIIWNNSKLIRENQDRFNGSDIRGKSFEKVNTWNLYEANDKEGAPAPWEDSFLSYRCSDFSASNVGEDLVASELDTNYSTSDSYISPTFVGEEKETEDKTFYRDINIASEETSLNKSNDVENLPQPMELPSYRNRISSGPETLEMWTTHTPNDSQIVTVSSETNVPSNSHKDLHNLEYPDTKNFLTEDDAGESSQSSYDDPRMMQMYNETNRQLTLMHSGTDPEQAAPENIDLWNRVILEDTQSTATISDLDNDLDWDDCSGGMETSREGQAQGYMHESTEPETRFLVKQLEPWSVESQEDNQVGWEHHMPYNASEKSKDATFNEFNSLDEKSGQQIFSNIWDTVMKDDNMSSLILPDSSPIVDSDENKSPWETLSSSEKVKDSNISDNLEILENEQEEAFTPVIPLADSVNQEIQESPSGGNGGYFATRSESKKQIEHSDILKDQSYNQSEEEKNVQENISKEYLIEEDIRSSEVESTSGSSGKEECDQELFSPVAFENQGTHDDSVKSSSPSVASSPHINEFPEELVEFQDNTTNQGTSGAQARASTNNLKTSNAYEKHFMDQENPVDTANILSIQNESVKEHGLSEMNLEENETYKILGLKAMPTEKIDKVSLKSPQSLDIWNACVSGDSQANGTSLELNEDHEMKNIRHHLPIEDFQTGNGEDDIMSSEYTHSSASSPDLSDPSAAMSSLGDMKPMDYQRKNQDDWSAENNENSELVSIGVQPEMVPQMGDIQGKMMDEIQEAVEHKVPKSLDIWNAQVDDDDSLSSLSSPDGGNTSQNSGSPERSSEGNQYPKNEHEIPETALNNDVKSIITSSGTNSSPNGEDKLEKEVHLMASQADLQKDSRIWNIFNQKNVCLTIADHESQEFSEEKDSWKITKGESQGSPFNEDQSSPDHWNFSPLNKTEEQASEFSEEAKYSPETLKTEDVTTEASLQKSLKNESEVKHKSKEESLGFSAEGDDWWDTLPPIKSPKEMKHSDSHGVLKETSFVSQKVDPWNVLIQGDFESKEIHHVNPFTDENQSPFQHNNEKMDQPLWNIQPTQIVSDTIQMEQSEEFESSREERDLKEQLFISTAATESVPKSHNQELYQDSVFPALDQPDSEFPHANDSIDISPSSQMTIESNSEWNSSLPAEISPGTFVPDILHDNFQDGRQIISAMPDLWTDTEQPFALKADGENPDILSHCDQDSNSQSSTSPDVCHEYEMKEETGQHLAQASASPRGEACEFYLTELEGNEEANMVTGQKLAIHDVGMHSEKQFSLNPNNEQVNVDKLDLSFSPRTSSKPSVLANNGNNGANIGEFKNETTLEIASVLRPSEMESLTVENTGAYATMIAQTPATIEVNSSCLSGDIFPENKKDTSALINTENSLTDEEPEANTGTLTGSGPFYDRNEAIVGHSFSDVMNTSNGTMRGMEESPSEEYNPENYTGRPTISPSAATWRDFEDGAMATNSDEGAIKEPEHFHYGGEPLLEEPSTKHPLMPYTPPFDLSFLTEVPQSSMKEKEVLSDEEQSSDSEMEELMFPTLLSRKATTSHSEERDDVKPNPLDFEVEFDSSKDHELRTGKKVDTRMEMNEDQSALQMDYILVDHEENFSERKVPLEPKESKSELQEVNVKPKQMELPGELSAASQDISQAVAINERKGQSAKGPLIENVSYIVPPKLEDERISLESPRQDPEWMVLGRSEVYSSSPEQNSSQPETGNLGSGHSIMAEDQRLREAEQIEVCAETKKKNPYESLRQEKSPQGKLARKNKDKSTNETDSDALLLKVVAHENEWEMLSPQLSEGSSAPEKEMEEETEFLDSEPRELSPRRPLADDVGMDIPFEEGELSPNSTDMRPEPPNSLDLDGSHPRRIKLTAPNINLSLDQSEGSVLSDDNLESPDEIDINVDDLDTPDEADSFEYTVHEDPAALQDSGQEAESIPEYTAEEEREDNRLWRTVVIGEQEQRIDMKVIEPYKRVISHGGDSGYYGDGLNAIIVFAACFLPDSSRADYHYVMENLFLYVISTLELMVAEDYMIVYLNGATPRRKMPGLGWMKKCYQMIDRRLRKNLKSFIIVHPSWFIRTILAVTRPFISSKFSSKIQYVSTLSELSELIPMECVHIPESIIKYDEERSYKRSVRLDEELREASETAKASCLSNDPEMSSMEQE